In Chloracidobacterium sp., one genomic interval encodes:
- a CDS encoding DUF488 domain-containing protein, which yields MKVQIKRVYLPADKNDGKRVLVDRLWPRGLTKDAAKVDVWLKELGPSTELRKWFGHDPEKWGEFQKRFRSELNKNKELVAELTQLAESGKVTLVYGAHDEEHNNAVVIRDFLAAA from the coding sequence ATGAAAGTTCAGATCAAGCGTGTATATCTGCCGGCGGATAAGAATGACGGCAAACGTGTGTTGGTTGACAGATTGTGGCCGCGGGGCCTTACCAAAGATGCCGCAAAGGTGGATGTGTGGCTAAAAGAGCTTGGGCCGAGCACCGAGCTTAGAAAGTGGTTCGGCCACGATCCCGAAAAATGGGGCGAATTCCAAAAACGTTTTCGCAGCGAGTTGAATAAGAACAAGGAATTGGTCGCCGAACTTACGCAGCTGGCTGAAAGCGGCAAAGTAACGCTGGTTTACGGCGCCCACGACGAAGAACATAATAACGCCGTTGTGATCCGCGACTTCCTCGCCGCAGCGTAG
- a CDS encoding FAD-dependent oxidoreductase — protein MSDQNAARLSLSEINAGELKEIQVGETPVLLARVGDECFALGAYCTHYGAPLADGALIGDKIICPWHHACFNARNGNMIEPPAIDSLPQYPLRIENGVIHIDLDGVEGDRRTPDMIKEDPADTRKFVIIGGGGAGYMAAQTLREEGFAGKIVMITREDRLPYDRPNLSKDYLFGQAEPEWMLLRSEEFFAEHDIDRIVGKTVTGVDIAGKKVSFDDGSDMAFDRLLVATGGAPRKLKLPGADLGHIHTLRSFGSADDIIASIDGAKKAAVIGASFIAMEAAAALKKRGLDVTVIAPDKVPFERTLGLEIGAVFQKIHEDNGVKFRLGNGVAGFEGDPNVSSVILASGEKVEADVVITGIGVVPETSFLSGVELHPDHGVFVDENMRIAEDVYAAGDIVHFRDQRTGQTMRIEHWRTALQQGRVAARNMAGKAAKYHAVPFFWTTEFDSTLNYLGRAAGWDEIIFKGKPETQEFLAFFVKDGLVTAVASMNRDKELAYLEGLFLSDKVPTPDEIRRDDFDVFGISQ, from the coding sequence ATGAGCGACCAGAACGCTGCGCGGCTTAGTCTGTCAGAGATAAATGCCGGTGAATTGAAAGAGATCCAGGTCGGCGAAACGCCGGTCCTGTTGGCAAGGGTCGGTGATGAGTGCTTTGCGTTGGGCGCGTATTGCACGCATTACGGTGCTCCGCTGGCGGACGGAGCATTGATCGGTGACAAGATAATCTGCCCATGGCACCACGCATGCTTTAATGCACGCAACGGCAATATGATCGAGCCGCCCGCGATCGATTCGCTGCCGCAATACCCTCTGAGGATCGAGAACGGCGTCATTCACATTGATCTTGACGGTGTCGAAGGCGATCGCCGAACGCCGGATATGATAAAAGAAGATCCGGCGGACACTCGGAAGTTTGTCATTATCGGCGGCGGAGGTGCCGGATACATGGCGGCACAAACTCTTCGTGAAGAAGGTTTTGCGGGCAAGATCGTAATGATAACGCGCGAAGACCGCTTGCCGTACGATCGCCCGAATCTGAGCAAGGATTACCTCTTCGGGCAGGCTGAGCCGGAATGGATGCTGCTGCGTTCCGAGGAGTTCTTTGCCGAGCACGATATTGACAGAATTGTAGGGAAAACCGTTACAGGCGTCGATATTGCAGGCAAAAAGGTTAGTTTTGACGACGGTAGTGATATGGCGTTCGACCGGCTATTGGTCGCCACAGGCGGTGCTCCGCGAAAACTCAAACTGCCGGGTGCCGACCTTGGGCATATCCACACGCTCCGCAGTTTTGGCAGTGCCGATGACATCATCGCCTCGATCGACGGTGCAAAGAAAGCGGCTGTTATCGGTGCGAGCTTCATTGCAATGGAAGCGGCGGCGGCGCTGAAGAAGCGCGGATTGGACGTAACGGTTATCGCGCCGGACAAGGTACCGTTCGAGCGGACGCTCGGCCTCGAGATCGGTGCGGTCTTTCAAAAGATCCACGAAGATAACGGCGTGAAGTTCCGCCTTGGCAATGGTGTCGCGGGTTTCGAGGGTGATCCGAATGTAAGCTCCGTTATCCTCGCATCCGGCGAAAAGGTTGAGGCAGACGTTGTGATCACAGGGATCGGCGTTGTTCCGGAGACGAGTTTTCTTTCGGGTGTCGAATTGCACCCCGATCACGGAGTTTTTGTTGATGAGAATATGCGTATAGCTGAAGATGTGTACGCTGCCGGTGACATTGTGCATTTTAGGGATCAGCGCACGGGTCAAACAATGCGTATCGAGCATTGGCGGACCGCGCTTCAGCAAGGAAGGGTCGCGGCCCGCAATATGGCCGGAAAGGCGGCGAAGTATCATGCGGTGCCTTTCTTCTGGACGACGGAGTTCGATTCGACGCTGAATTATCTCGGGCGTGCCGCCGGTTGGGATGAGATCATCTTCAAGGGCAAGCCCGAGACTCAAGAGTTCCTCGCGTTTTTCGTAAAGGATGGCCTTGTAACGGCGGTTGCGAGTATGAATCGCGATAAGGAGCTTGCGTATCTTGAAGGGCTTTTCCTGAGTGATAAGGTACCGACACCCGACGAGATCCGGCGTGATGATTTTGATGTCTTCGGGATATCACAGTAG
- the ribA gene encoding GTP cyclohydrolase II produces MRKRTNKTNLRPVRSGVKAKTVEKVAEAKLPTEYGHFRLMGFRSLTSDEEFVVLAMGTHFRGRPTLVRMHSQCMTGDVFGSAKCDCGQQLHAAMLKIAKEKHGIIVYHQQEGRGIGIMNKIRAYALQDAGADTIEANHMLGLPTDLRHYEQCAEILAQLGVDRVRLMSNNPEKFKALRDYGLEVTERVPLPIEFYKTFAGYLRTKRDRMGHYIELPERTYERPERCAA; encoded by the coding sequence ATGAGAAAGAGAACTAACAAGACGAATTTGAGGCCGGTACGCAGCGGCGTAAAGGCAAAGACGGTCGAAAAGGTCGCCGAAGCAAAGCTTCCGACCGAATACGGGCATTTCAGGCTTATGGGTTTCCGCTCGCTTACATCGGATGAGGAATTCGTTGTGTTGGCGATGGGCACGCATTTCCGCGGGCGGCCGACCTTGGTGAGGATGCATTCGCAGTGTATGACAGGCGACGTATTCGGTTCGGCTAAGTGCGATTGCGGCCAGCAGCTTCACGCCGCGATGCTCAAGATCGCAAAGGAAAAGCACGGCATCATTGTCTATCATCAGCAAGAGGGCCGCGGCATTGGTATAATGAACAAGATCCGTGCGTATGCTCTGCAGGATGCGGGAGCCGATACGATCGAGGCTAACCATATGTTGGGTCTGCCGACCGATCTGCGGCATTACGAGCAGTGTGCCGAGATACTCGCTCAGCTTGGCGTCGATCGTGTAAGGCTGATGTCGAATAACCCTGAAAAGTTCAAGGCCTTGCGTGACTACGGCCTTGAGGTGACCGAAAGGGTGCCGCTGCCCATCGAGTTTTACAAGACATTTGCGGGGTATCTGCGTACAAAGCGTGATCGCATGGGACACTATATTGAACTTCCGGAGAGAACTTATGAGCGACCAGAACGCTGCGCGGCTTAG
- a CDS encoding ArsR family transcriptional regulator, which yields MGKTKFDKRFFESTRGQIVLLLHGTTKTVNELATTLDLSDNAIRAHLLTLERDGLVEQGGQVKGFRKPHFVYKLTSDARGLFPSSYDVLFNRLIDVLKTKLHTNTVKETLKDVGRTLGEEQAIDGDLDERIEKTIEVLHELGGAAKVVHRNGRTVIASESCPFAESVVEHCEVCQIAESMLTEMLGRPVHEKCDRTHFPKCCFEIETT from the coding sequence ATGGGCAAGACGAAATTCGACAAACGCTTCTTCGAAAGTACGAGAGGGCAGATCGTTCTGCTTCTTCATGGGACAACGAAAACGGTCAATGAACTCGCAACTACACTTGACCTCTCGGACAACGCGATCCGCGCACATTTGCTCACTTTGGAACGCGACGGCCTCGTCGAGCAAGGCGGCCAGGTAAAGGGATTTCGCAAGCCCCACTTTGTTTACAAGCTCACTTCCGACGCGCGCGGTCTTTTTCCGAGTTCGTACGATGTGCTCTTCAACCGGCTTATCGATGTCCTGAAAACTAAGCTGCACACAAACACAGTTAAGGAGACGCTGAAAGATGTCGGCCGCACGCTCGGCGAAGAGCAAGCTATTGACGGTGATCTGGACGAGCGCATCGAAAAAACCATTGAGGTACTGCACGAACTTGGCGGCGCCGCAAAGGTAGTTCATCGCAACGGACGAACCGTCATCGCAAGCGAGAGTTGCCCATTTGCTGAATCAGTGGTTGAGCATTGTGAGGTTTGCCAAATTGCGGAATCAATGCTGACAGAAATGCTCGGCCGCCCTGTACATGAGAAATGCGACCGCACACACTTCCCCAAATGCTGCTTTGAGATCGAAACGACCTAG
- a CDS encoding 5'-nucleotidase, lipoprotein e(P4) family, producing MKAKIVLLNAALAAVTVVSTHFITISSAQQGTAPAKPAANVDYQLGGTLYMQKAAEYRALAYQAYNIAHWRLDADMDKKNVKKLPKAERKKPRAIMVDIDETVLDNSPAQAFNIVNHLPFDLNQWYRWGEMRKAKPIPGAVEFLNYATSKGVKVFYVSNRDREPQLRATIDNLKSAGFHDISTENVMLREKGPDGKLISAKDPRRDIIRKKYRIVFFIGDNLDDHSSVFEHRSIAERFAEVDKAKGLFGKRYIMLPNAMYGTWENAIYGYNGKLTEAEKEQMRLNALELP from the coding sequence ATGAAAGCTAAAATTGTATTGCTCAATGCGGCTCTTGCCGCTGTCACGGTGGTTTCGACGCACTTCATCACAATTTCCAGTGCGCAGCAGGGCACGGCGCCCGCCAAGCCTGCCGCCAATGTTGATTATCAGCTCGGCGGAACGCTTTATATGCAGAAAGCGGCGGAGTATCGCGCCCTTGCGTATCAGGCGTACAACATCGCGCATTGGCGGCTTGATGCGGACATGGATAAGAAGAACGTCAAGAAACTGCCGAAAGCCGAGCGAAAGAAACCTCGGGCGATAATGGTCGATATTGATGAGACGGTCTTGGACAACTCGCCCGCGCAGGCATTCAATATCGTCAATCATCTGCCGTTCGACCTGAACCAGTGGTATCGCTGGGGCGAAATGCGAAAAGCAAAACCGATCCCCGGAGCTGTCGAGTTCCTGAACTATGCGACGTCAAAAGGCGTCAAGGTCTTCTACGTATCGAACCGCGACCGCGAGCCGCAGCTCCGGGCAACGATCGACAACCTGAAGAGCGCCGGGTTTCATGACATCTCGACAGAGAATGTGATGCTGCGTGAAAAAGGCCCGGACGGCAAGCTCATTTCTGCAAAGGATCCGCGCCGCGACATCATTCGTAAAAAGTATCGCATCGTTTTCTTCATAGGCGACAATCTTGATGATCACTCAAGCGTTTTCGAGCACAGATCGATAGCTGAGCGTTTTGCGGAAGTTGATAAGGCAAAAGGCCTTTTCGGCAAACGCTACATAATGCTGCCGAACGCTATGTACGGCACTTGGGAAAACGCCATCTACGGATACAACGGAAAGCTTACGGAAGCCGAGAAGGAACAGATGCGGCTTAATGCTCTGGAACTGCCGTAG
- a CDS encoding S9 family peptidase yields the protein MRTKLIANERYPATRRSLRATLLAAVLLLYSAITAAPQALTVREIMAEPSIAGMRAEGEKLSPDGTKAIFLWNAQGRLPLDLYLVPADGGEAQVILRLSDMPPAAPRPVKENKLDYGLTVRDDFVKERERALGSFEWSPDSKKLVFSAGGDLYVLTLGERTPKRYTNTQTAEVAPRFIDNDRILYLQSGNLFILNTADAVTTQISREADAAKFVSVGNASVSKDGKLVAYVVSDTSKYRSLIVPGYLGEFVEASQTRRGWAEQKLFVTATDGSRTTPSEVKLPKAEGVGNFRGIKWAADNRELIVDRVDLDLKRRVIFYVSSAGSTDEQAVTVTEETDPKWQAPLSAIFEPDPSDARRLFFCSEKDGFNHIYLATIIKGQDAGGVALKDSISIEQLTRGPWQVEWAKWDPRASQIYFLSTRKGTSTRSIAAVTPDGKITDDPLTERLAATIDTPQISSEDKNNRALYGVSRWNEPTELYSRPLCFGAAACDKTETPPVRLTHTAPEKFAERWNSVPKFVNIPTRDGKEIASKVYLPAGHDAKRKYPMVIFVHGAGYLQNTINGWNNYYREFMFNEMLTQKGYVVLDIDYRGSAGYGRDWRTDVFDFLGGMDLDDHIDAIDFMVKNYGVERSRIGVYGGSYGGFMAEMLAMRAPERTAAAAALRPVADWKNYYASSPGYTVQRLGFPEKNPEAYKRSSPISYADKLERPLLILHGMSDSNVHVQDSIQLIEKLIRLGKTKYFEAMLYPSEDHGFVRPESWTDEYERILAFFEEHLKQPMLTP from the coding sequence GTGAGAACAAAACTCATTGCGAATGAACGGTATCCGGCCACTCGGCGATCGCTGCGTGCAACGCTGCTCGCAGCGGTATTATTGCTGTATTCTGCGATCACGGCCGCGCCGCAGGCACTTACGGTTCGTGAAATAATGGCCGAGCCGTCGATCGCAGGGATGAGGGCTGAAGGCGAAAAGCTCTCGCCGGACGGCACAAAGGCCATCTTTCTTTGGAACGCCCAAGGCCGACTGCCGCTTGACCTCTATCTGGTGCCGGCGGATGGCGGCGAAGCTCAGGTCATTTTGCGGCTTTCGGATATGCCGCCGGCCGCGCCTCGGCCTGTAAAGGAGAACAAACTCGATTATGGTTTGACCGTACGGGACGACTTTGTAAAGGAACGCGAACGTGCGTTAGGAAGCTTCGAGTGGTCGCCGGATTCAAAGAAACTCGTTTTCTCCGCGGGCGGCGACCTTTATGTACTTACCCTTGGCGAGAGGACGCCAAAACGCTACACGAACACTCAAACTGCCGAGGTTGCTCCGCGTTTTATCGATAACGATCGGATACTTTATCTGCAATCGGGAAATCTGTTCATCCTGAACACTGCGGATGCGGTAACGACGCAGATCTCACGCGAGGCCGACGCCGCAAAGTTCGTTTCGGTCGGCAATGCTTCAGTAAGTAAGGACGGCAAACTGGTTGCTTACGTTGTTTCAGATACGTCGAAATACCGATCGCTGATCGTGCCCGGTTATTTAGGTGAATTTGTCGAGGCGTCGCAGACACGCCGCGGTTGGGCAGAGCAGAAACTCTTTGTAACGGCAACTGACGGCAGCCGCACAACACCTTCCGAGGTCAAACTGCCAAAGGCTGAAGGCGTCGGCAATTTTCGCGGAATAAAGTGGGCTGCCGACAACCGCGAGCTGATCGTTGACCGCGTAGATCTGGATCTGAAACGCCGCGTCATCTTTTATGTGAGCAGTGCGGGAAGCACGGACGAGCAGGCCGTCACCGTAACAGAGGAAACCGATCCGAAGTGGCAGGCTCCGCTCTCGGCAATATTTGAACCTGATCCGAGTGACGCGAGACGCCTATTCTTTTGCTCAGAAAAGGACGGTTTTAACCACATATACTTGGCAACGATCATTAAAGGGCAGGACGCCGGCGGTGTTGCTCTAAAGGACAGCATTTCGATCGAGCAGCTTACACGAGGGCCTTGGCAGGTCGAGTGGGCAAAATGGGATCCGAGAGCGTCTCAGATCTATTTTCTTTCCACAAGAAAAGGCACGTCCACACGCAGCATCGCAGCGGTTACGCCGGACGGCAAGATCACTGACGATCCGCTTACCGAACGCTTGGCTGCTACGATCGATACGCCGCAAATATCGTCGGAGGACAAGAATAATCGTGCGCTCTATGGCGTATCGCGTTGGAATGAGCCGACGGAATTGTACTCGCGGCCTCTCTGTTTTGGCGCGGCTGCTTGTGATAAGACGGAGACGCCGCCTGTCCGACTAACACACACCGCACCCGAAAAATTTGCCGAGCGATGGAACTCAGTTCCAAAATTTGTGAATATTCCGACGCGTGACGGAAAGGAGATCGCCTCAAAGGTCTATCTTCCCGCCGGACATGACGCTAAGCGAAAGTATCCGATGGTCATCTTTGTCCACGGAGCGGGCTACCTTCAGAATACGATCAACGGCTGGAACAACTACTACCGTGAATTCATGTTCAACGAAATGCTAACGCAGAAAGGCTATGTCGTGTTGGACATCGATTATCGCGGCTCCGCGGGCTACGGACGCGATTGGCGAACCGATGTCTTTGATTTCCTTGGCGGCATGGATCTCGACGATCATATTGACGCCATTGATTTTATGGTAAAGAATTACGGCGTTGAACGATCACGGATCGGCGTTTACGGCGGCAGTTACGGCGGGTTCATGGCAGAGATGCTTGCGATGCGTGCCCCGGAAAGGACCGCTGCCGCAGCCGCACTTCGTCCGGTCGCCGATTGGAAGAATTACTATGCTTCATCGCCCGGCTATACGGTGCAGCGGCTCGGCTTTCCCGAAAAGAATCCGGAAGCTTATAAGCGCTCGTCGCCGATCAGCTACGCGGATAAGCTCGAGCGGCCGCTGCTGATATTGCACGGGATGTCGGACAGCAACGTCCACGTGCAGGACTCGATACAATTGATCGAAAAACTCATCCGGCTCGGCAAGACAAAGTATTTCGAGGCGATGCTCTATCCGTCGGAAGATCACGGATTTGTACGGCCCGAAAGCTGGACGGACGAGTATGAACGCATCCTGGCGTTCTTTGAAGAACACTTGAAACAACCGATGCTCACGCCTTGA
- a CDS encoding SDR family oxidoreductase, whose product MRILITGGAGFIGSHLCERLLNDGQEVICLDNFFTGRKQNITHLLDNKAFELVRHDVTEPILLEVDQIYNLACPASPVHYQYNPVKTVKTNVMGTLNMLGLAKRVHARILQASTSEVYGDPHEHPQTESYWGNVNPIGLRSCYDEGKRVAETLMMDYHRQSGVDTRIVRIFNTYGERMLENDGRVVSNFIVQALRGTPLTIYGDGSQTRSFCYVSDLVEGLVRLMNKESEDIHLPVNIGNPGEFTMKELAEEVGKVSGREIAIEYRDLPADDPKQRRPNIERAQNELGWSPTVPLSEGLKRTFKYFERILS is encoded by the coding sequence ATGCGAATATTGATTACCGGCGGTGCCGGGTTTATCGGCTCACACCTTTGCGAACGTCTGCTCAACGATGGCCAAGAAGTGATATGCCTCGACAATTTTTTCACCGGCAGAAAGCAGAACATCACGCATCTGCTTGACAATAAAGCATTTGAGCTTGTGCGGCACGACGTAACCGAGCCGATACTGCTTGAGGTTGATCAGATCTACAATCTTGCCTGCCCTGCTTCACCGGTTCATTACCAATACAATCCGGTAAAGACCGTAAAGACCAACGTCATGGGCACGCTTAATATGCTGGGCCTTGCAAAACGTGTTCACGCACGGATCCTTCAGGCTTCGACGAGCGAAGTTTACGGCGACCCGCACGAGCATCCGCAGACCGAGAGTTATTGGGGGAATGTGAATCCGATCGGGCTGCGGAGCTGCTATGACGAAGGCAAACGCGTCGCCGAAACGCTGATGATGGATTATCACCGACAGAGCGGCGTCGATACACGGATCGTCCGTATTTTCAACACTTACGGCGAACGCATGCTCGAGAACGACGGCCGTGTTGTGTCAAATTTCATTGTTCAGGCTCTTCGCGGCACACCGCTGACGATATACGGCGACGGCAGCCAGACGCGCTCATTTTGTTATGTGAGCGACCTTGTCGAAGGCCTCGTCAGACTGATGAACAAGGAATCCGAAGACATACACTTGCCCGTGAACATAGGCAATCCGGGCGAATTTACTATGAAGGAACTTGCCGAAGAGGTCGGCAAGGTCTCCGGGCGTGAGATCGCGATCGAATATCGCGATCTTCCGGCTGACGATCCGAAGCAGCGGCGGCCGAATATAGAACGCGCTCAAAATGAACTTGGCTGGTCTCCAACGGTGCCGCTGAGCGAGGGGCTAAAACGGACGTTCAAATATTTTGAGCGAATACTAAGTTGA